Proteins found in one Acipenser ruthenus chromosome 18, fAciRut3.2 maternal haplotype, whole genome shotgun sequence genomic segment:
- the LOC117416616 gene encoding glutaredoxin-related protein 5, mitochondrial-like, producing the protein MNHLFRLSAGLLRSGTAGLYRRRPVPEGHVSLVVARLFSSEPENSELGQLIKKDKVVVFIKGTPAQPMCGFSNAVVQILRMHGVDDYASYNVLEDQDLRQGVKNFSNWPTIPQVYFNGEFVGGCDILLQMHQNGDLVEELKKLGIHSALLDANKDEQKK; encoded by the exons ATGAATCATTTATTTAGATTGTCTGCCGGTTTGCTTCGTTCAGGTACTGCCGGATTGTACAGACGGAGACCAGTACCTGAGGGGCATGTGTCGTTGGTTGTCGCACGACTTTTTAGCAGTGAACCCGAAAATAGTGAGCTGGGGCAGCTGATTAAAAAGGATAAGGTTGTGGTGTTTATTAAGGGAACCCCTGCCCAGCCGATGTGTGGTTTCAGCAACGCCGTGGTGCAGATCCTTCGGATGCATGGTGTTGACGATTACGCCTCTTATAACGTGTTGGAGGACCAGGACTTGAGACAAG GAGTCAAAAACTTTTCCAACTGGCCGACCATCCCTCAGGTTTACTTCAATGGGGAGTTTGTTGGGGGCTGTGATATCCTGCTTCAGATGCACCAGAATGGAGACCTTGTGGAAGAACTGAAGAAATTGGGAATCCACTCCGCTCTTCTAGATGCaaataaagatgagcaaaaaaagtAG